A region from the Maledivibacter sp. genome encodes:
- a CDS encoding SpoVR family protein, translating into MMEYTIKQLEEWDDKITAIAKVEGLDWYPQEYEVCNYEDMICYEAYVGMPSHYPHWSYGKTYERKKTLYKYNLEGLPYEMVINSNPCIAYLMRDNTLLLQILTMAHVYGHNDFFKNNRLFVDGTNADYTVEMFKNHSDRIRSYVEDPTIGYEKVERILDAAHAIRYHTTRFIGLKTISEEEKKERLLKKYYGDTKSDNLLGNKKDIPFPDVNKVPLEPTDDIMGFLIEYSDLKDWEKDILHIVKEETKYFIPQIETKIINEGWACHWHHKIVNQLELPQGLYIEFLNRHNQVIRPFYGSINPYFVGFKIFEDIEKRYGKEKLFEVRKLERDQSFIRKYLTKELALKLNIFKYDKKGSNYVIEEVADEEGWKEIRDTLANMVGMGGIPIIKVEKILPKDKSLMISHEYDGRELELSYAYETLKYLVDLWGRKVILKTVVNKINKIITCNEDKTISMTGA; encoded by the coding sequence ATGATGGAATATACTATTAAGCAGCTAGAAGAATGGGATGACAAGATTACGGCCATTGCAAAGGTTGAAGGACTTGACTGGTATCCTCAAGAATATGAGGTATGTAACTATGAGGATATGATTTGTTATGAGGCATATGTAGGAATGCCGTCCCATTATCCCCACTGGAGCTATGGTAAGACATATGAACGTAAAAAAACTTTATACAAATACAATCTTGAAGGGTTACCCTATGAAATGGTAATCAACTCCAATCCTTGTATCGCATATCTTATGAGAGATAATACATTGCTTTTACAAATACTTACTATGGCCCATGTATATGGACATAATGATTTTTTCAAAAACAATAGATTATTTGTAGATGGAACAAATGCGGATTATACCGTTGAAATGTTTAAGAATCACTCCGATAGAATCAGAAGCTATGTAGAAGACCCTACAATTGGGTATGAAAAAGTAGAACGTATACTCGATGCCGCCCATGCAATAAGATATCATACTACTAGATTCATTGGACTAAAAACCATTTCAGAAGAAGAGAAAAAGGAAAGATTACTAAAAAAATATTATGGAGATACAAAATCAGATAATCTCTTAGGTAATAAAAAAGATATTCCTTTCCCAGATGTTAACAAAGTACCTCTAGAGCCTACTGATGATATCATGGGCTTTTTAATAGAATATAGTGATTTGAAAGATTGGGAGAAGGATATACTTCACATTGTAAAGGAAGAGACAAAATATTTTATCCCCCAAATTGAAACAAAAATTATAAATGAAGGCTGGGCATGCCACTGGCATCATAAGATAGTAAACCAATTAGAATTACCCCAGGGCTTATATATTGAGTTTTTAAATAGACATAATCAAGTTATTAGGCCATTTTATGGAAGTATAAATCCCTATTTTGTTGGATTTAAGATTTTTGAAGACATAGAAAAGCGGTATGGAAAAGAAAAGCTATTTGAGGTAAGAAAGCTTGAAAGAGATCAATCCTTTATTAGGAAATATCTTACAAAGGAATTAGCTTTAAAACTTAATATTTTCAAGTATGATAAGAAGGGTAGTAATTACGTAATAGAAGAAGTAGCCGATGAAGAAGGTTGGAAGGAAATCAGAGATACACTGGCCAATATGGTTGGAATGGGAGGGATTCCAATTATTAAGGTGGAAAAAATTTTGCCAAAGGATAAATCACTGATGATATCCCATGAATACGATGGAAGGGAATTAGAATTAAGCTATGCCTATGAGACATTGAAATATCTTGTGGATTTATGGGGAAGAAAAGTAATTTTGAAAACCGTTGTAAATAAGATAAATAAGATAATTACTTGCAATGAAGACAAAACTATTTCTATGACGGGGGCATAA
- the yhbH gene encoding sporulation protein YhbH yields the protein MTVFREFDNRGRDRSSEDRLRHRRLVEDSIKKDIGNIIAQESIIGKSKDKKIKIPIKGIKEYRFVYGKNKPELGSGNGNEKRGDIIGTDQVQNGKEGDQAGNGEGEDIYETEITIEELINYLFDDLDLPYMERKKFNEIESEKKFKRLGYQRKGIKPRLAKKRSVIEKLKREKIASRGRDKDIDKDDCEKERFPFKEDDLRYYHLRKDVKRESNAVVICIMDTSGSMNITKKYIARSFFFLLYQFVRLKYLNVEVVFVSHSTIAKEVSENEFFHKGQSGGTYISSGYQKALEIIEKRYNPSVWNVYAFHCSDGDNWREDNDKAVQQAKKLCETCNLFGYGQIVVGGYIPTSSIKSQFLTNVKYPNFSVATISRKEDIIPALRKLLRKEKGLME from the coding sequence TTGACCGTATTTAGGGAATTTGACAATAGGGGAAGGGATCGTTCGTCGGAGGATAGATTAAGACATAGAAGATTAGTTGAGGATTCAATTAAAAAAGATATAGGAAATATTATTGCCCAGGAGAGCATCATAGGTAAGAGTAAAGATAAAAAGATAAAAATACCTATTAAGGGAATAAAAGAATATAGATTTGTATATGGAAAGAATAAGCCAGAATTGGGTTCGGGTAATGGGAATGAAAAAAGAGGAGATATAATAGGAACGGATCAAGTGCAGAATGGAAAGGAAGGCGATCAAGCTGGGAATGGTGAAGGGGAAGACATATATGAAACAGAGATCACCATTGAGGAACTAATCAACTATCTATTTGATGATTTAGATTTACCATATATGGAAAGAAAGAAGTTTAATGAAATAGAGTCGGAAAAGAAATTTAAGAGGTTAGGATATCAAAGGAAGGGAATCAAGCCTCGTTTAGCTAAGAAGAGATCGGTGATTGAAAAGCTTAAAAGGGAAAAAATAGCTAGTAGGGGTAGAGATAAGGACATTGACAAGGACGACTGTGAAAAAGAAAGATTCCCATTTAAAGAAGATGATCTAAGATATTATCATCTAAGAAAGGATGTAAAAAGAGAAAGTAATGCAGTTGTCATCTGTATTATGGACACATCAGGGTCTATGAATATCACAAAAAAATATATAGCTAGGAGTTTCTTCTTTCTTTTATATCAATTTGTTAGACTTAAATATTTAAATGTAGAGGTCGTATTTGTATCCCATTCAACCATAGCAAAAGAGGTAAGTGAAAATGAATTCTTTCATAAAGGGCAATCCGGGGGAACATATATAAGCAGCGGATATCAAAAAGCCCTAGAGATTATTGAGAAGAGATATAATCCCAGTGTATGGAATGTGTATGCTTTTCATTGTAGCGATGGGGATAATTGGAGAGAGGATAACGATAAAGCTGTTCAGCAAGCCAAAAAACTATGTGAAACATGTAATCTTTTTGGATATGGACAAATTGTGGTGGGGGGATATATACCTACGAGTTCTATAAAATCACAATTCTTAACAAATGTGAAGTATCCAAACTTTTCTGTTGCTACCATTTCAAGAAAGGAGGATATTATTCCTGCTCTAAGAAAATTATTAAGGAAGGAAAAAGGGCTCATGGAATAA
- a CDS encoding tetratricopeptide repeat protein — protein MDKNVYMINNYKNIAKEFQEEGKFIKALRFFRKAYGMEGGKYDIELLLDMALVYDGLGDIIKAEEKYREILDIDPDEARAYYGLAILYDDRKDYGSAIQYYKRAIQIDEYYDRAYFFLANIYDEIGEKENAILCYKKTIALKPDDFWAHTNLGSIYEEINEHNMAIEMMEKSLELIPNHHIPLFNMGVIYKGLGEIEKAQHYYRLSIKEEPCYPYSFLNLAIIYKEQQDYKRAIDIITKGIMYNEDTSVLYYNRACCYIHGDAFEKALRDIITATQLSPSLVEYVLKDEELDPIKELKAFKLMFHKNS, from the coding sequence ATGGATAAGAACGTATATATGATTAATAATTATAAAAATATAGCTAAAGAATTTCAAGAAGAGGGAAAGTTTATTAAAGCCCTTAGGTTTTTTAGAAAAGCATATGGCATGGAGGGTGGAAAATACGATATTGAATTATTGCTGGATATGGCCTTGGTTTATGATGGTCTAGGAGATATCATTAAGGCAGAAGAAAAGTATCGAGAAATATTGGATATAGACCCTGATGAAGCTAGAGCATACTATGGACTAGCTATTTTATATGATGATAGAAAAGACTATGGGAGTGCCATACAATATTATAAAAGAGCAATACAGATAGATGAATATTATGATAGGGCATATTTCTTTCTAGCAAATATCTACGATGAAATTGGAGAAAAGGAAAATGCTATACTATGCTATAAAAAAACTATAGCTTTAAAGCCCGATGATTTTTGGGCACATACTAACTTAGGTTCTATATATGAAGAGATAAATGAACACAATATGGCTATAGAAATGATGGAGAAAAGCTTAGAGCTGATTCCTAATCACCATATACCATTATTTAATATGGGAGTTATCTATAAAGGCTTAGGTGAAATAGAAAAAGCCCAGCATTATTATAGATTATCCATAAAAGAAGAACCCTGCTATCCTTATAGTTTCTTAAATTTGGCTATTATATATAAAGAACAGCAGGACTATAAAAGGGCTATTGATATAATTACAAAGGGCATAATGTATAATGAAGACACCTCGGTTTTGTATTATAATAGAGCATGCTGCTATATTCATGGAGATGCTTTTGAAAAGGCTTTAAGGGATATTATTACAGCTACACAGTTGAGTCCTAGCCTAGTGGAGTATGTTCTTAAAGATGAAGAGCTAGATCCTATCAAAGAGCTTAAGGCTTTTAAGCTCATGTTTCATAAAAATTCTTAA
- a CDS encoding methyl-accepting chemotaxis protein has product MKSIKNTVIVAIVVFTVVLSFVQISLNILTFKRVFRDTINTTLTFQAEKEASYLNSKFSKWGDSGQSYASTIGVMPGYDTDILLSILKKHIENDDLIIGGGFWLQPYEYDKEHKYYGPYMHKDGNTIKTTWDYSTAKEDYFQYDWYKDGFEIDKSVIWSEPYADPITGVPMITATSAIEKTGEKVGVITLDIGLDELQQYVSNIKIGQEGYAFVVTSEGYYLANRDTDKNLNMRIIDEEDEKLKEFGNKILSGDNSSVNRIKLDNDTYLSVFAPIGDTGLNVVVFIPQSEVFRVINRTFYFNAGILIISLVLLVIMLSQIITRMVINPLKVITKDAERITEGDLTRQENLVQYYKKDNEIGLLARAFINMIENIHKLVSEIKTSTVNVVESCQELDQVSSGVSASSKQISITVSELAQGVSEQASNTQDGSLMIGEIIKKLRGVTQETKVCEELTANSMMIMEESSGKIEYQKEKMIESKNATIKVANAINNLSNKSLEIGEIVNTIDGIAEQTNLLALNAAIEAARAGEHGKGFAVVADEVRKLAEQSSNSTQKINELIKDIQNGIENAVEEMKNTESTIGDQEKSVEEIVKSFAETIASVQEVSDKIRRVSEDSDMLNESAGKVVETIENLASISEESAAATEEVAATTEQNTISIQRIGSEIDKLTQVIDKLENGTEKFII; this is encoded by the coding sequence ATGAAGAGTATTAAAAATACGGTGATTGTAGCAATAGTTGTGTTTACAGTTGTTTTATCCTTTGTCCAGATCAGTTTAAATATTTTAACCTTTAAGCGAGTTTTTAGGGATACAATCAATACAACACTAACATTTCAAGCTGAGAAGGAAGCATCATATTTAAATTCCAAGTTTTCTAAATGGGGAGATTCTGGTCAATCCTATGCTTCAACCATTGGGGTAATGCCTGGATATGATACCGATATATTACTTAGTATACTCAAAAAACACATAGAAAATGATGACCTAATTATAGGTGGAGGATTTTGGCTTCAGCCATATGAGTATGATAAAGAACATAAGTACTATGGTCCGTACATGCACAAAGATGGCAATACTATAAAAACTACATGGGATTATAGTACAGCTAAGGAAGACTATTTCCAGTATGATTGGTACAAGGATGGCTTTGAAATAGATAAAAGTGTCATTTGGAGTGAACCATATGCAGATCCAATTACAGGGGTTCCAATGATAACAGCCACAAGTGCTATTGAAAAGACAGGTGAAAAGGTTGGAGTTATAACCCTAGATATCGGATTGGATGAATTACAACAATACGTTTCAAATATAAAAATTGGACAAGAAGGATATGCATTTGTTGTGACTAGTGAAGGTTATTATCTTGCCAATAGAGATACGGATAAAAATCTAAATATGAGGATAATTGATGAAGAGGACGAAAAACTTAAAGAATTTGGAAATAAAATACTTAGTGGAGATAACTCAAGCGTTAATAGAATTAAACTAGATAATGATACATATTTAAGTGTATTTGCACCAATCGGAGATACTGGACTAAATGTTGTTGTATTTATTCCACAGTCAGAGGTGTTTAGAGTCATTAATAGAACATTTTACTTTAATGCTGGGATTCTAATTATTTCACTTGTTTTATTGGTTATTATGTTGTCCCAGATAATAACAAGAATGGTAATTAATCCTTTGAAAGTTATAACAAAGGATGCTGAGAGAATCACAGAAGGAGATTTAACTAGGCAAGAGAATTTAGTCCAGTATTATAAAAAGGATAATGAAATTGGATTGTTAGCAAGGGCTTTTATAAATATGATAGAGAACATCCACAAGCTTGTTTCAGAAATTAAGACTAGTACAGTTAATGTAGTTGAATCTTGTCAAGAATTGGATCAAGTTTCATCAGGAGTTTCAGCATCTTCAAAGCAAATCTCCATTACTGTTTCGGAATTAGCCCAGGGAGTTAGTGAGCAAGCAAGTAATACTCAAGACGGTAGTTTAATGATAGGGGAAATAATTAAAAAACTAAGGGGTGTAACCCAAGAGACTAAGGTATGTGAAGAGTTAACGGCTAATTCAATGATGATAATGGAAGAAAGCTCGGGTAAAATAGAATATCAAAAAGAGAAGATGATAGAAAGTAAGAATGCTACTATAAAGGTGGCCAATGCGATTAATAATCTTTCAAATAAATCCTTGGAAATAGGGGAGATAGTAAATACCATAGATGGAATTGCAGAACAAACAAATCTACTAGCTTTAAATGCTGCCATTGAAGCAGCTAGAGCTGGAGAGCATGGTAAGGGCTTTGCAGTGGTAGCTGATGAAGTAAGAAAACTAGCAGAACAGTCGTCGAATTCTACACAAAAAATTAATGAATTAATAAAAGATATTCAAAATGGCATTGAAAATGCGGTTGAAGAGATGAAGAATACAGAGAGTACAATTGGAGATCAGGAAAAGTCTGTTGAAGAAATAGTTAAATCCTTCGCTGAAACTATCGCATCGGTACAAGAGGTATCGGATAAAATACGTAGGGTTTCTGAGGACTCTGATATGTTAAACGAAAGTGCTGGAAAGGTAGTTGAAACAATTGAGAATCTTGCAAGTATATCCGAAGAAAGTGCAGCGGCAACTGAGGAAGTGGCGGCCACTACTGAGCAAAACACAATATCTATTCAAAGAATAGGAAGTGAGATAGATAAATTGACCCAGGTTATTGATAAATTAGAAAATGGTACGGAAAAGTTTATAATCTAG
- a CDS encoding PrkA family serine protein kinase, whose product MVRFTEIISKDREERKKKNFEGTFLDYLEILKEKPWLCMLAHQRMHDVIFSEGVDVINTAENPRLRRIYGNDMIKKYNFFKEFYGIDKILMKIVNYFKTAAMKGEESRQVLYLVGPVGAGKSSIMEALKRGLEKRDPVYAIKGCPMREEPLHLVPNHLREKFEELLDVKIEGDLCPICRYRLKHEYNNEFENFPVESVDFSIRSRKGIGVVPPVDPNNQDTSVLIGSVDISKLDLYSEDDPRVLSLNGAFNVGNRGIVEFIEVFKNEIEYLHTMITATQEKSIPSPGKSSMIYFDGIILAHSNEGEWNKFKSDHTNEAILDRIVKIEVPYCLELDEEIKIYNKILNKSNFDAHIAPHTIEVASMFAILTRLVPSSKVNLLTKLKIYNGEEIVEKGTTKKIDIIELREDSPREGMTGISPRFIMKVLDHAIAESEHNCINPISVLETFVQAVKDLAIGEDAKKKYLNFLQNVIKKEYHKILESEVTKAFIHGYKEQAEDLFNNYLDHAEAFVNKTKIKDESTGEELEPDEEFLKSIEEQIKITGSAAKGFRQDVTSYMFYVMRNGGKIDYTCYQPLKEAIEKKLTTSVRELSRVITRTKVRDKGQRKKYDAMVEEMKRNGYCEHCCNVILKYAANNLWKD is encoded by the coding sequence ATGGTTAGATTCACCGAGATAATTAGTAAAGATAGGGAAGAAAGGAAAAAGAAGAATTTTGAAGGAACATTCTTGGATTATCTAGAGATATTAAAGGAAAAACCGTGGCTTTGTATGTTAGCACATCAGAGAATGCATGATGTAATATTTAGTGAAGGAGTAGACGTTATTAATACAGCAGAAAATCCCAGACTGAGAAGAATTTATGGAAATGATATGATTAAGAAATATAATTTCTTCAAAGAGTTTTATGGGATTGACAAAATATTAATGAAGATAGTTAATTATTTTAAAACAGCTGCTATGAAGGGTGAAGAGTCTCGTCAGGTGCTTTATCTTGTGGGGCCAGTGGGAGCAGGTAAATCATCAATTATGGAGGCATTAAAGAGGGGACTTGAAAAAAGAGACCCAGTATATGCAATAAAGGGGTGTCCAATGAGGGAAGAACCATTGCACCTAGTACCAAATCATCTAAGGGAGAAATTTGAAGAATTACTTGATGTCAAAATTGAAGGAGATTTATGCCCTATTTGTAGATATAGATTGAAACATGAATATAATAATGAATTTGAAAACTTCCCAGTAGAATCCGTAGATTTCAGTATTAGGTCTAGAAAGGGTATAGGTGTAGTTCCTCCCGTCGATCCAAATAATCAAGATACATCAGTATTAATAGGCTCTGTAGATATATCAAAACTAGATTTGTATTCAGAGGATGATCCCAGGGTACTGTCCTTAAATGGGGCTTTTAATGTAGGGAATAGAGGTATAGTAGAATTTATTGAAGTATTCAAAAACGAAATAGAATACCTACATACTATGATTACTGCCACCCAAGAAAAAAGTATTCCTTCTCCGGGGAAATCATCTATGATCTACTTTGATGGAATTATTCTAGCCCATTCAAATGAAGGGGAGTGGAATAAATTTAAATCAGATCATACTAATGAAGCTATTCTAGATAGAATTGTTAAGATAGAGGTGCCATACTGCCTAGAATTAGATGAAGAAATAAAAATCTATAATAAAATTTTGAATAAAAGTAACTTTGATGCACATATTGCACCCCATACTATTGAAGTAGCATCGATGTTTGCAATTCTTACAAGGCTTGTCCCTTCATCCAAGGTTAATCTGCTCACGAAATTAAAAATATATAACGGAGAAGAGATTGTCGAAAAAGGTACTACTAAAAAAATAGATATAATTGAGCTGAGGGAAGATTCACCAAGGGAAGGTATGACAGGCATATCACCGAGATTTATAATGAAGGTGCTAGACCATGCAATAGCTGAGTCAGAGCATAATTGTATCAATCCCATATCCGTATTAGAAACCTTTGTTCAAGCCGTAAAGGATTTAGCAATTGGTGAAGATGCAAAGAAAAAATATCTTAACTTTCTTCAGAATGTAATTAAAAAGGAATATCATAAGATATTAGAGAGCGAGGTAACAAAAGCCTTTATACATGGATATAAAGAGCAAGCAGAAGATTTATTCAATAATTATTTAGATCATGCTGAAGCCTTTGTAAATAAAACTAAGATTAAAGATGAAAGTACTGGTGAAGAATTAGAGCCGGATGAGGAATTTCTAAAATCCATTGAGGAGCAGATTAAAATAACTGGAAGTGCTGCTAAGGGATTTAGACAGGATGTCACTTCATACATGTTCTATGTCATGAGAAATGGAGGAAAAATTGACTATACGTGCTATCAGCCTTTAAAGGAAGCCATAGAGAAAAAATTAACCACTTCCGTAAGAGAATTAAGTAGGGTTATCACCCGGACAAAGGTAAGGGATAAGGGTCAAAGAAAAAAATATGATGCAATGGTAGAGGAAATGAAGAGAAATGGATACTGTGAACACTGCTGTAATGTCATCCTAAAATATGCAGCCAATAATCTATGGAAGGATTAA
- the trmB gene encoding tRNA (guanosine(46)-N7)-methyltransferase TrmB, translated as MRLRYVQGGLERLQSHDKVVIKPEEYKGNWKNKFNNDNPIHVEFGSGRGGFIVQMAEKNPNINYLAFERNSKVIIRGVNKLEEKPKGNFYFVHSDIRKIEDIFNENEINRVYLNFSDPWPKKRHFKRRLTYRSFLGLYEKLLIPHGELHFKTDNVDLFDFSIEELKEARWEISLITRDLHNSEHVQGNVMTEYEEKFVKRGQAINKLIAISPKK; from the coding sequence GTGAGATTAAGATATGTACAAGGTGGATTAGAAAGACTTCAAAGTCATGATAAAGTAGTGATTAAGCCAGAAGAATATAAAGGAAATTGGAAAAATAAATTTAATAATGACAACCCAATACACGTAGAGTTTGGTTCCGGTAGAGGTGGATTTATAGTACAGATGGCAGAGAAAAATCCAAATATAAATTACTTGGCCTTTGAGAGGAACTCCAAGGTTATCATAAGAGGTGTAAATAAACTAGAAGAAAAGCCTAAGGGAAATTTTTACTTTGTCCATTCTGATATAAGAAAGATAGAAGATATATTCAATGAAAATGAGATAAACAGGGTGTATTTAAATTTCTCAGACCCATGGCCAAAGAAAAGACATTTCAAAAGAAGACTTACTTATAGAAGCTTCTTAGGACTCTATGAAAAACTTTTAATTCCCCATGGGGAACTTCATTTTAAAACTGACAATGTGGATCTATTTGATTTCTCCATCGAAGAATTAAAAGAGGCTAGGTGGGAGATTTCTTTGATTACTAGAGACTTACATAATAGTGAGCATGTCCAAGGGAATGTTATGACAGAATATGAAGAGAAATTTGTTAAAAGAGGTCAAGCTATAAATAAGCTTATAGCTATTTCGCCTAAAAAGTAG